The Entelurus aequoreus isolate RoL-2023_Sb linkage group LG23, RoL_Eaeq_v1.1, whole genome shotgun sequence genome has a window encoding:
- the LOC133640487 gene encoding potassium channel subfamily K member 3-like, with protein MKRQNARTLALIVSILTYLVVGAAVFQTLESKEERSHKRRLEGRRQDLMRKYNLSRVHFEELEHVVLHLKAHKAGVQWRFAGSFYFAITVITTIGYGHAAPSTDSGKVFCMFYALLGIPLTLVMFQSLGERINTLVRYLLHQAKKCLAMRHTEVSMANMVTVGFFSCMSTLCVGALAFSHSEGWSFLHAFYYCFITLTTIGFGDYVALQRDNALQNDPRYVAFCFIYILTGLTVIGAFLNLVVLRFLTMNAEDERRDARHRALQSRAAKPRGEVACLVPLSSTPSTPGTNAAPKTKDGVYTEVLHFQTFCSCLWYRSKDKLQGSASNPQELAFSDVYLPQDGPRNTETTSTGCVCTPRRRSGKRSIGRGLNILAPLRMFMRRSSV; from the exons ATGAAGCGGCAGAACGCCCGAACTTTGGCCCTGATCGTCAGCATCCTGACCTACTTGGTGGTGGGGGCGGCCGTCTTCCAGACGCTGGAGTCCAAGGAGGAGAGGAGCCACAAGAGGCGGCTGGAGGGACGGCGGCAGGACCTGATGCGCAAGTACAACCTGAGCCGGGTCCACTTTGAGGAGCTGGAGCACGTGGTCCTGCACCTGAAAGCCCACAAGGCTGGGGTCCAGTGGAGGTTTGCCGGCTCCTTCTACTTTGCCATCACTGTGATCACCACCATAG GTTACGGCCACGCCGCCCCCAGCACCGACTCAGGGAAAGTCTTCTGCATGTTCTACGCCCTCCTGGGCATCCCGCTCACCTTGGTCATGTTCCAGAGTCTGGGCGAGCGCATCAACACGCTGGTCCGCTACCTGCTGCACCAAGCCAAGAAGTGCCTGGCCATGCGGCACACCGAGGTCTCCATGGCCAACATGGTCACGGTGGGCTTCTTCTCCTGCATGAGCACGCTGTGCGTGGGGGCGCTGGCCTTCTCCCACAGCGAGGGCTGGAGCTTCCTGCACGCCTTCTACTACTGCTTCATCACGCTCACCACCATCGGCTTCGGCGACTACGTGGCCCTGCAGAGGGACAACGCCCTGCAGAACGACCCCCGCTACGTGGCCTTCTGCTTCATCTACATCCTGACCGGCCTGACGGTGATCGGCGCCTTCCTCAATTTGGTGGTGCTTCGCTTCCTGACCATGAATGCCGAGGACGAGCGGAGGGACGCCCGGCACAGGGCGCTGCAGAGCCGCGCCGCCAAGCCCAGGGGGGAGGTGGCCTGCCTGGTGCCGCTCTCGTCGACGCCCTCCACGCCCGGGACCAACGCGGCGCCCAAGACCAAAGACGGCGTCTACACAGAGGTGCTGCACTTCCAGACCTTCTGCTCGTGCTTGTGGTACCGCAGCAAGGACAAGCTGCAGGGCTCCGCCTCCAACCCCCAGGAGCTGGCCTTCTCCGATGTCTACTTGCCACAGGACGGCCCCCGCAACACCGAGACCACGTCCACGGGATGCGTGTGCACTCCGCGGCGGCGCTCTGGCAAGAGGTCCATCGGGAGGGGCCTCAACATTCTCGCTCCGCTCCGAATGTTCATGAGACGCAGCTCAGTGTAG